A window of the Cystobacter fuscus genome harbors these coding sequences:
- a CDS encoding SGNH/GDSL hydrolase family protein → MGRVDVSDASAVFSHPGVSVKVRFKGDAIALLLKDRSAGDKRTTNYYQVTLDAQMSMKFAVHGDQAVYEMGWGLAPGEHTLELVKLTESEVGTSELQGFKVHGELLDPPARPALKLEFIGDSITCGYGNEASIPEADNPTTGFHSINQNITRSHGWLTARNLGAEVMTVCYSGRGMYRNNTGDTTGTLPQLHDRVLPRQATPRWDFARYTPSIVVLNLGTNDFAPGTPDAARFTAAYQDFVARLRSYYPKARIICAVGPIMNDWYPAGQKHWSKIQDWVSSVVKDFNARGDARVHYLAYAPQQGPYGEDWHPSTATQEAMATRLTDFIRSLK, encoded by the coding sequence ATGGGGCGGGTCGACGTCTCCGATGCGTCCGCGGTGTTCTCCCACCCGGGAGTCTCCGTCAAGGTCCGGTTCAAGGGAGACGCGATCGCCTTGTTGCTGAAGGATCGTAGCGCGGGTGACAAGCGGACGACCAATTACTACCAGGTCACGCTCGACGCCCAGATGTCCATGAAGTTCGCTGTCCACGGAGACCAGGCGGTATATGAGATGGGATGGGGCCTGGCGCCAGGCGAGCACACCCTCGAGCTCGTCAAGCTGACGGAGAGCGAGGTCGGTACCAGCGAGTTGCAAGGCTTCAAGGTCCACGGAGAGCTCCTGGACCCTCCGGCCCGTCCGGCCCTGAAGCTCGAATTCATCGGGGACTCCATCACCTGCGGTTACGGGAATGAGGCGTCCATCCCGGAAGCCGACAACCCGACGACGGGCTTCCATTCCATCAACCAGAACATCACCCGCTCCCATGGCTGGCTCACCGCGCGCAACCTCGGCGCCGAGGTGATGACGGTCTGCTATTCGGGCCGGGGGATGTACCGCAACAACACCGGAGACACGACGGGAACGCTCCCCCAACTCCACGACCGCGTCCTTCCCAGGCAGGCCACCCCACGTTGGGACTTCGCGCGCTACACGCCCTCCATCGTGGTGCTCAACCTGGGCACGAACGACTTCGCCCCGGGTACACCAGACGCCGCCCGGTTCACCGCGGCCTACCAGGACTTCGTCGCCCGTCTCCGGAGCTACTATCCCAAGGCGAGGATCATCTGCGCCGTGGGCCCCATCATGAACGACTGGTACCCCGCCGGGCAGAAGCACTGGAGCAAGATCCAGGACTGGGTTTCCTCGGTGGTGAAGGACTTCAACGCTCGGGGGGACGCCCGCGTGCACTACCTCGCCTATGCCCCGCAGCAAGGTCCCTACGGTGAGGACTGGCATCCCTCGACCGCGACCCAGGAGGCCATGGCCACCCGGCTGACGGACTTCATCCGCTCGCTGAAATGA
- a CDS encoding RICIN domain-containing protein, with amino-acid sequence MYRTHALRLTNILAVLLFVLLACPRPADAQTRIMPLGDSITGSPGCWRALLWNQLQSTGFTNIDFVGTLPPQGCGVAYDGDNEGHGGYLATSVADQNLLPGWLSATRPDIVLMHFGTNDVWSARTPSQLLAAFSKLVDQMRASNPNMKILVAQIIPVAPGSCADCPRRTIEFNAAIPAWAASKSTTASPIVVVDQWTGFNPATDTGDGVHPNDAGIVKIANKWYSPLTQFLTDNGGEGNGIIADGTYRITPRDSLDKALDVAGHGTADNTNVLQWSYGGANNQRWTLTHLGDDVYRITGVESGKVLQVTSPSTANGTNVDIYTYTGAANQHWAITATSGGFYRLTPLSSGGSALEVSGGSTANGANVQQWQWTGGTNQQWTFQTP; translated from the coding sequence ATGTACCGGACTCATGCGCTGCGCTTGACGAACATCCTGGCCGTTCTGCTTTTCGTGCTGCTTGCCTGCCCGCGGCCGGCGGATGCACAGACACGCATCATGCCGCTCGGGGATTCGATTACCGGATCACCGGGGTGTTGGCGTGCGCTGCTGTGGAACCAACTGCAAAGCACTGGCTTCACGAATATCGATTTCGTCGGCACGCTGCCGCCCCAGGGGTGCGGGGTCGCTTACGACGGCGACAACGAAGGCCATGGTGGATATCTGGCCACCAGCGTGGCGGATCAGAATCTTCTCCCCGGCTGGTTGAGCGCGACACGCCCGGACATCGTGCTCATGCATTTCGGCACCAACGATGTCTGGAGCGCGCGAACGCCCAGCCAGCTCCTGGCTGCCTTCAGCAAGCTCGTGGATCAGATGCGCGCGAGCAATCCGAACATGAAGATCCTGGTGGCGCAGATCATTCCAGTGGCACCGGGGAGCTGCGCGGATTGTCCGCGGCGGACCATCGAGTTCAACGCCGCGATTCCCGCCTGGGCGGCGAGCAAGAGCACGACGGCTTCGCCGATCGTCGTCGTGGATCAATGGACCGGTTTCAACCCGGCCACGGATACGGGCGATGGCGTGCACCCCAACGACGCGGGCATCGTCAAGATCGCGAACAAGTGGTACTCGCCGCTGACTCAGTTCCTGACCGACAATGGCGGCGAGGGCAATGGAATCATCGCTGACGGAACCTATCGCATCACACCGCGCGATAGCCTCGACAAGGCGCTCGATGTCGCGGGGCATGGGACGGCGGACAATACCAACGTGTTGCAGTGGTCCTATGGCGGAGCGAACAATCAGCGCTGGACGCTGACCCACCTGGGCGACGACGTGTATCGGATCACCGGCGTGGAAAGCGGCAAGGTCCTGCAGGTCACCAGCCCCTCGACGGCCAACGGAACGAATGTCGATATCTACACCTATACGGGCGCCGCGAACCAGCACTGGGCCATCACCGCCACGAGTGGTGGGTTCTATCGTCTTACGCCCTTGAGCAGCGGTGGGTCGGCATTGGAGGTGTCAGGCGGCTCCACGGCCAACGGAGCCAATGTCCAGCAGTGGCAGTGGACCGGCGGCACGAATCAACAGTGGACGTTCCAAACGCCTTGA
- the thrA gene encoding bifunctional aspartate kinase/homoserine dehydrogenase I has product MSSAPFQVMKFGGSSVGSPRRLRQVIELIGRHAKQGPLAVVVSAMGDTTDWLIEAAGLATQGDLEGALSGVARIAHLAKTNAAALDPARATALAARVDSLLEPLRQLLQGISLTRECSAPSRDRVLSFGELVSATLLAELLTASGTEATFRDARQLLVTDDRFGAARVDVALTRERLQAAVAGWRSSVPVLPGFIAATPDGRTTTLGRNGSDYTAALVAQGIDATEVTVWTDVLGLHTADPDLVSDAYPVAHLTHGEGLELAAVGVRMLHPRTMIPLIEAGISLRIRNTMHPDHPGTLIDAIGSRDGQRPTCIATREELALLGIEVRKLSDQFQLGERVLAALREASVTVWLSTQSANGQSIAVVVPRPDLLRARGALESELAQELARHEVEPLALREPVTLLTLVAEAMGQGANVAGRFFGALGAVGVNVRASAQGASSRSISCVVDAADTTIAVRTTHAAFNLAHQQVSLFLLGRGTVGGQLLAQVRAQQALLQDKHGIALRVVGLADSRRALFDAAGLPLEGLEERLAREEPVGPKTRTLVPLLDELRRLPVPILVDCTAAGGIEALYTEAFRRGIHVVGANKKPLALPWEERETLLAEARRHHVAYHYETTVASSLPVIDTLANLVRTGDTVRLITASLSGSVGFICNELTAGVPLSVAVRTARERGFTEPDPREDLSGTDVARKALILARELGLPLSLSDVALEPFVPEDPRPGASVDAFLHGLKALDAAFADRVARCRSAGTVLRYLARIDPSKVGTGSPVIRVGPAPVEAGQPGADLRGSESFVSFTTTRHSDFPLVVRGAGAGGAVTASGVLADILRISQALRGR; this is encoded by the coding sequence ATGAGCAGCGCTCCCTTCCAGGTGATGAAGTTCGGAGGTTCCTCCGTGGGCTCGCCCCGGCGGCTCCGTCAGGTCATCGAGCTGATTGGTCGACACGCGAAACAGGGGCCCCTCGCCGTCGTCGTCTCGGCCATGGGCGACACCACGGACTGGCTCATCGAGGCGGCGGGGCTCGCCACCCAGGGAGACCTCGAGGGCGCGCTGAGCGGGGTGGCGCGCATCGCCCACCTCGCGAAGACGAACGCCGCCGCGCTGGACCCGGCGCGTGCCACGGCGCTCGCGGCGCGGGTGGACTCCCTGCTCGAGCCCCTGCGGCAGCTCCTCCAGGGCATCTCCCTCACCCGCGAGTGCTCGGCGCCCTCTCGCGACAGGGTGCTCTCCTTCGGAGAGCTGGTCTCCGCCACGCTCCTCGCGGAGCTGCTCACGGCCTCGGGCACCGAGGCCACCTTCCGCGACGCGCGGCAGTTGCTGGTGACGGATGACCGCTTCGGCGCGGCGCGGGTGGATGTGGCGCTCACGCGCGAGCGGCTCCAGGCGGCCGTGGCGGGCTGGAGGAGTTCCGTGCCCGTCCTCCCCGGCTTCATCGCCGCGACGCCGGACGGGCGCACCACCACGCTGGGGCGCAATGGCTCCGACTACACCGCGGCGCTGGTGGCCCAGGGCATCGACGCGACCGAAGTCACGGTGTGGACGGACGTGCTGGGTCTGCACACCGCCGACCCGGACCTCGTGAGTGACGCCTACCCCGTCGCGCACCTCACCCACGGCGAGGGGCTGGAGCTGGCCGCCGTGGGCGTGCGCATGCTGCACCCGCGCACGATGATTCCGCTCATCGAGGCGGGCATCTCCCTGCGCATCCGCAACACGATGCACCCGGACCACCCGGGCACGCTCATCGACGCCATCGGCTCGCGCGACGGCCAGCGGCCCACGTGCATCGCCACCCGGGAGGAGCTCGCGCTGCTCGGCATCGAGGTGCGCAAGCTGTCGGACCAGTTCCAGCTCGGCGAGCGCGTGCTGGCCGCGCTGCGCGAGGCGAGCGTCACGGTGTGGCTGTCCACGCAGTCGGCCAATGGCCAGTCCATCGCCGTCGTCGTCCCCCGGCCGGACCTGCTCCGCGCCCGGGGTGCCCTGGAGAGCGAGCTGGCCCAGGAGCTGGCCCGGCACGAGGTGGAGCCCCTCGCCCTGCGCGAGCCGGTGACGCTGCTGACGCTGGTGGCCGAGGCCATGGGGCAGGGCGCCAACGTGGCGGGGCGCTTCTTCGGCGCGCTGGGCGCGGTGGGCGTCAACGTGCGTGCGAGCGCCCAGGGTGCCAGCTCGCGCTCCATCTCCTGTGTCGTGGACGCGGCGGACACCACCATCGCCGTGCGCACCACGCACGCGGCCTTCAACCTGGCGCACCAGCAGGTGAGTCTCTTCCTCCTCGGCCGGGGCACCGTGGGCGGCCAGCTCCTGGCACAGGTGCGCGCGCAGCAGGCGCTGCTCCAGGACAAGCACGGCATCGCCCTGCGAGTCGTGGGTCTCGCCGATAGCCGGCGCGCCCTGTTCGACGCGGCGGGCCTGCCGCTGGAGGGACTGGAGGAGCGGTTGGCGCGCGAGGAGCCGGTGGGCCCGAAGACGCGCACGCTGGTGCCGCTGCTGGACGAGCTGCGTCGGCTGCCCGTGCCCATCCTCGTGGACTGTACCGCCGCGGGCGGCATCGAGGCGCTCTACACGGAGGCCTTTCGCCGGGGCATCCACGTGGTGGGGGCCAACAAGAAGCCGCTGGCGCTGCCGTGGGAGGAGCGGGAGACGCTGCTCGCCGAGGCCCGGCGCCACCATGTGGCCTACCACTACGAGACGACGGTGGCGTCCAGCCTGCCCGTCATCGACACGCTGGCCAACCTCGTGCGCACGGGCGACACCGTGCGCCTCATCACCGCGTCGCTGTCCGGCAGCGTGGGCTTCATCTGCAACGAGCTGACGGCGGGCGTCCCCCTGTCCGTGGCCGTGCGCACCGCGAGGGAGCGCGGCTTCACCGAGCCGGACCCGCGCGAGGACCTGAGCGGCACGGACGTGGCGCGCAAGGCGCTCATCCTCGCCCGCGAACTGGGGTTGCCCCTCTCCCTGTCCGACGTGGCGCTGGAGCCCTTCGTCCCCGAGGACCCGCGGCCCGGCGCTTCCGTGGACGCGTTCCTCCACGGGCTCAAGGCCCTGGACGCGGCCTTCGCGGACCGTGTCGCGCGCTGCCGGAGTGCTGGCACGGTGCTGCGCTACCTGGCGCGCATCGATCCGTCGAAGGTGGGCACCGGCTCGCCCGTCATCCGCGTGGGCCCCGCCCCCGTGGAGGCCGGCCAGCCCGGGGCGGACCTGCGCGGCTCCGAGTCCTTCGTGTCCTTCACCACCACGCGCCACAGCGACTTCCCGCTCGTCGTGCGCGGCGCGGGCGCGGGCGGCGCGGTGACGGCCTCGGGCGTGCTGGCCGACATCCTCCGCATCTCCCAGGCGCTGCGCGGCCGCTGA
- a CDS encoding trans-sulfuration enzyme family protein, producing MKLATALVHSGVRRDPTTGAVAVPIYQSATYQHPALGQSTGYDYSRTKNPTRSALEDALARLEGGSQGLAFSSGMAALHCALQLFGPEDHVLLTEDLYGGTYRLVDRILHVPFTFVDTTRPEAVRAALRPNTRAILVESPTNPLMKTADIPAIAHIAHEAGALLIVDNTFFTPWLQRPLELGADIVVHSATKYLAGHNDVVAGALVVRDATLGERLAYIQNGIGAILGPQDAYLVIRGLKTLALRMEKHQANAREVAAWLATHPLVERVFYPGVGGMLSFNVTEAALVPGVLASVQVCLFAESLGGVETLITYPTTQTHADIPVARREQLGISDRLLRLSVGIEDCHDIIADLAQALEGARCANPLRDAPAAHRA from the coding sequence ATGAAACTCGCCACCGCGCTCGTCCACTCGGGCGTGCGCCGGGACCCCACCACCGGTGCCGTCGCCGTCCCCATCTACCAGTCCGCCACCTACCAGCATCCCGCGCTCGGCCAGTCCACCGGCTACGACTACTCGCGCACCAAGAACCCCACCCGCAGCGCGCTCGAGGACGCGCTGGCTCGGCTGGAAGGCGGCAGCCAGGGTCTCGCCTTCAGCTCCGGCATGGCCGCGCTGCACTGCGCGCTCCAGCTCTTCGGGCCGGAGGACCACGTCCTGCTCACCGAGGACCTCTACGGCGGGACGTACCGGCTGGTGGATCGCATCCTCCACGTGCCCTTCACCTTCGTGGACACCACGCGTCCGGAGGCGGTGCGGGCCGCGCTGCGTCCCAACACGCGGGCCATCCTCGTGGAGTCTCCCACGAACCCACTGATGAAGACGGCGGACATTCCGGCCATCGCCCACATCGCGCACGAGGCCGGGGCGCTGCTCATCGTCGACAACACCTTCTTCACGCCGTGGCTGCAGCGGCCGCTGGAGCTGGGCGCGGACATCGTGGTGCACAGCGCGACGAAGTACCTCGCCGGGCACAACGACGTGGTGGCGGGCGCGCTGGTGGTGCGCGACGCGACGCTGGGCGAGCGCCTCGCGTACATCCAGAATGGCATTGGCGCGATCCTGGGGCCGCAGGACGCGTACCTCGTGATTCGCGGGCTGAAGACGCTGGCCCTGCGCATGGAGAAGCACCAGGCCAACGCGCGCGAGGTGGCCGCGTGGCTGGCCACGCACCCGCTGGTGGAGCGCGTCTTCTACCCGGGCGTGGGGGGCATGCTGTCCTTCAACGTCACCGAGGCGGCCCTGGTGCCTGGGGTGCTCGCCTCCGTCCAGGTGTGCCTCTTCGCCGAGTCGCTCGGCGGCGTCGAGACGCTCATTACCTATCCAACCACCCAGACCCACGCCGACATCCCCGTCGCGCGCCGGGAGCAACTGGGCATCTCCGACCGACTGCTTCGCCTTTCCGTGGGAATCGAGGACTGTCATGACATCATCGCCGACCTGGCCCAAGCGCTCGAAGGAGCTCGCTGTGCGAACCCGCTTCGCGACGCGCCTGCTGCACACCGGGCATGA
- a CDS encoding trans-sulfuration enzyme family protein, with product MTSSPTWPKRSKELAVRTRFATRLLHTGHETDPATGAAAVPIYQVSMFDQPGLDQPGEFDYARSGNPTRKALEGVLAELDEAHAAFAFGSGMAAISTVLMLFSAGDHLVVTDDCYGGTYRVLTRVFSRFGLKATFVDTSDPDAVRAAIRPNTKALLVESVSNPFLKRTDILAMSILARTCGALLIVDNTFLSPYVSRPITEGADIVVHSATKYLGGHSDIVAGTVAVKTAELAREVYFLQNAVGAVLGPQDCFLLQRGIKTLGVRMERQVRTAAGLARWLADRTEVKEVFYPGAGAVVSFRLARDEWAAPFVEALQLPLLGVSLGAVESIVTVPARHSHASVPAPERQRRGITDGLIRYSVGLEELEDLQEDLALALGQAVRVAA from the coding sequence ATGACATCATCGCCGACCTGGCCCAAGCGCTCGAAGGAGCTCGCTGTGCGAACCCGCTTCGCGACGCGCCTGCTGCACACCGGGCATGAGACCGACCCCGCCACCGGCGCGGCGGCGGTGCCCATCTACCAGGTGTCCATGTTCGACCAGCCGGGGCTGGATCAGCCCGGCGAGTTCGACTACGCGCGCTCGGGCAACCCGACGCGCAAGGCGCTGGAGGGCGTGCTCGCCGAGCTGGACGAGGCCCACGCCGCCTTCGCCTTCGGCTCCGGCATGGCCGCCATCTCCACGGTGCTGATGTTGTTCAGCGCGGGGGACCACCTCGTCGTCACCGACGACTGTTATGGCGGCACCTACCGTGTGTTGACACGCGTGTTCAGCCGCTTCGGGCTCAAGGCCACCTTCGTGGACACGAGCGACCCGGACGCGGTGCGCGCCGCCATCCGTCCCAATACCAAGGCACTGCTGGTGGAGAGCGTCAGCAACCCGTTCCTCAAGCGCACGGACATCCTCGCGATGTCCATCCTCGCGCGCACCTGTGGCGCGCTGCTCATCGTCGACAACACGTTCCTGTCGCCGTACGTCTCGCGGCCGATCACCGAGGGCGCGGACATCGTGGTGCACTCGGCCACGAAGTACCTTGGCGGGCACAGCGACATCGTCGCGGGGACGGTGGCGGTGAAGACCGCGGAGCTGGCGCGGGAGGTGTATTTCCTCCAGAACGCGGTGGGCGCGGTGCTGGGCCCGCAGGACTGCTTCCTGCTCCAGCGGGGCATCAAGACGCTGGGCGTGCGCATGGAGCGGCAGGTGAGGACGGCGGCGGGGCTGGCCCGCTGGCTGGCGGACAGGACCGAGGTGAAGGAGGTGTTCTACCCGGGAGCGGGCGCGGTGGTGTCCTTCCGGCTCGCGCGCGACGAGTGGGCGGCGCCCTTCGTGGAGGCGCTCCAGTTGCCCCTGCTCGGTGTGTCGCTGGGCGCGGTGGAGAGCATCGTCACCGTGCCGGCCCGTCACTCGCATGCGTCCGTCCCCGCGCCCGAGCGGCAGCGGCGCGGCATCACCGATGGGCTCATCCGCTACTCGGTGGGGCTGGAGGAGCTGGAGGACCTGCAGGAGGACCTCGCGCTCGCCTTGGGACAAGCGGTGCGCGTGGCGGCGTGA
- a CDS encoding antibiotic biosynthesis monooxygenase family protein: MSIANTPEPPYVAVIFTSVRTPVDEGYAVTSEEMVSMAAAQPGFLGMESARGTDGLGITVSYWRDMESVRAWKAVAEHRTAQRLGRERWYRAYRTRISLVEREYGFSPGR, translated from the coding sequence ATGAGCATTGCCAACACACCTGAGCCGCCCTACGTGGCGGTCATCTTCACCTCCGTGCGCACTCCGGTCGACGAGGGCTACGCGGTGACTTCCGAGGAGATGGTCTCCATGGCCGCCGCGCAGCCAGGCTTCCTGGGCATGGAGAGCGCCCGTGGCACCGATGGGCTGGGCATCACCGTCTCGTACTGGCGGGACATGGAGTCGGTGCGCGCGTGGAAGGCCGTGGCTGAGCACCGCACGGCCCAGCGGCTTGGCCGTGAACGGTGGTACCGCGCGTACCGGACCCGCATCAGCCTGGTGGAGCGGGAGTACGGATTCTCGCCGGGAAGGTGA
- a CDS encoding DUF2381 family protein, with protein MSLTLLLTGATAAAQPHPPARERQERRVTLSGNPEEAGPEVSVAAGTATYIRFDAPIDKASVEVEGRSMRFRWVDVGERLVAVEPSVDLGVEEKLVVRVRYKDGASPVGVTLVLASHPTRVDKEVEVVRRPRTVESLEAALAEKEAELATLRASSGLAGLVFSGRLGPDGVQARRIMRAPEGAWGGLKVAGGEGYRASSWALAVVRVRNLPGQSPWRPGVARLIRADGTALKVLSVDMNKAQLAPGEEGIVTVEPEAPSWKMGDVFRLELLDESGVRPLPTLDVAL; from the coding sequence TTGTCGCTCACGCTTCTTCTGACTGGAGCCACAGCAGCAGCTCAGCCCCATCCCCCCGCCCGCGAGCGCCAGGAGCGGCGTGTGACCCTCTCCGGCAACCCGGAGGAGGCCGGGCCGGAGGTGAGTGTGGCCGCCGGTACCGCCACCTACATCCGCTTCGACGCTCCCATCGACAAGGCCTCGGTGGAGGTGGAGGGTCGGTCGATGCGCTTCCGCTGGGTGGATGTCGGGGAGCGTCTGGTCGCCGTGGAGCCCTCCGTCGACCTGGGCGTCGAGGAGAAGCTGGTGGTGCGGGTGCGCTACAAGGACGGAGCCTCCCCGGTGGGTGTCACGCTCGTGCTCGCCTCCCACCCCACGCGGGTGGACAAGGAGGTAGAGGTGGTGCGCCGCCCTCGCACCGTCGAATCGTTGGAGGCGGCGCTGGCGGAGAAAGAGGCGGAGCTCGCGACACTTCGGGCCTCGAGCGGGCTGGCCGGGCTCGTGTTTTCCGGGCGGCTGGGCCCGGACGGGGTACAGGCCCGACGCATCATGAGAGCACCCGAGGGCGCGTGGGGTGGGCTGAAGGTGGCGGGCGGAGAGGGGTATCGCGCCAGTTCCTGGGCGCTCGCCGTCGTCCGTGTGCGCAACCTTCCGGGGCAAAGCCCCTGGAGGCCAGGCGTGGCGCGGCTCATCCGTGCGGACGGCACCGCCCTGAAGGTCCTCTCCGTGGACATGAACAAGGCACAGCTCGCGCCGGGTGAAGAGGGCATCGTCACGGTGGAGCCAGAGGCCCCCTCCTGGAAGATGGGCGATGTCTTCCGCCTCGAGCTGCTGGACGAGAGCGGCGTCCGGCCCCTCCCCACCCTCGACGTGGCTCTCTAG
- a CDS encoding serine/threonine protein kinase, which produces MTMESLHPDHLQPGHVVGPWLIVQVLGRGGSSRVFKVERDGRPYSMKMALRPITQFKEGFSEEKYVEEKSAYRQLAREAAALFTYSSHPNLLRVYGVDFWPNPAQGYPFLITDYVEGDTWHEWRWRTPPHAMGLVDTFSDVVRTVGVLHARGVYHRDLKAENILIRRADGRPFLIDFGTARLPGALTKTLGLPEGALHLVPPELLAYTRTEAWKRGEAFQGGVAADLYALGVLLYQGLTDLHPFNPELPDEELVAAIATRPPKAPHLLNPLAPRSLSDIAMKLLEKRPEDRYPDTQALLEALEKAAEKERQSPAWRRPLFAVEGSPAAEPMLQEVAEQPAQPPETASAEPEEAQPPEKEASQAAPQEPPAAPARPRRTTWPRVLLAGLIVLGLALWLVRSTLAPPPEALLPGSGPEKGSPPVPTPSRSAPSSFLAAWLCAVVGAGCPAAQVKPPEPADCPREATEAMFKELKILTGSFLTAVVDVNQPSGLGVPGVYQDGPVVSQIVEGDGNMPAGTLLHGRLWTGPGIYDTYSEMDVQKKRPAVMGRYTLAVLPDGRQYPVCIILGDHVGRVPKLEGSKEGAAVLSRELPVSAVWSWP; this is translated from the coding sequence ATGACAATGGAATCCCTGCACCCGGACCACCTCCAACCCGGCCATGTGGTGGGCCCCTGGCTGATCGTCCAGGTGCTGGGCCGTGGAGGCTCCTCCCGCGTCTTCAAGGTGGAGCGCGACGGCCGCCCGTACTCCATGAAGATGGCGCTGCGCCCCATCACCCAATTCAAGGAGGGCTTCTCCGAGGAGAAGTACGTCGAGGAGAAGAGCGCCTACCGGCAGCTGGCGCGCGAGGCGGCAGCGCTCTTCACCTACTCGTCGCACCCCAACCTGCTGCGCGTGTACGGGGTGGACTTCTGGCCCAATCCCGCCCAGGGCTATCCCTTCCTCATCACCGACTACGTGGAGGGGGACACGTGGCACGAGTGGCGCTGGCGCACGCCTCCGCACGCCATGGGGCTGGTGGACACCTTCAGCGACGTGGTGCGCACCGTGGGCGTACTCCACGCGCGCGGCGTCTACCACCGGGACTTGAAGGCGGAGAACATCCTCATCCGCCGTGCGGACGGCCGCCCCTTCCTCATCGACTTCGGCACCGCGCGGCTGCCGGGAGCGCTCACGAAGACGCTGGGCCTGCCCGAGGGCGCCCTGCACCTGGTTCCGCCCGAGCTCCTGGCCTACACCCGCACCGAGGCGTGGAAGCGAGGCGAAGCCTTCCAAGGGGGCGTGGCCGCGGATTTGTACGCCCTGGGGGTGTTGCTCTACCAGGGCCTCACGGACTTGCACCCCTTCAATCCGGAGTTGCCGGACGAGGAGCTGGTGGCCGCCATCGCCACCCGTCCTCCAAAGGCCCCGCACCTGCTCAATCCCCTGGCGCCGCGCTCCCTGAGCGACATCGCCATGAAGCTGCTGGAGAAACGGCCCGAGGACCGGTACCCGGACACCCAGGCGCTGCTCGAGGCGCTGGAGAAAGCCGCCGAGAAGGAGAGGCAGTCCCCCGCCTGGAGGCGGCCGCTCTTCGCTGTCGAGGGCAGTCCAGCCGCGGAGCCAATGCTCCAGGAGGTAGCGGAACAGCCCGCCCAGCCGCCGGAGACGGCGTCCGCGGAGCCAGAGGAGGCTCAGCCGCCTGAGAAGGAAGCGTCCCAGGCGGCTCCTCAGGAGCCCCCCGCTGCACCTGCCCGCCCGAGGCGCACAACGTGGCCCAGGGTCCTACTCGCGGGTCTGATCGTGCTCGGCCTTGCCTTGTGGCTGGTGCGCTCCACACTCGCGCCCCCACCCGAGGCGCTGCTGCCTGGGTCTGGCCCCGAGAAAGGAAGCCCACCTGTGCCCACTCCTTCGCGCTCTGCCCCTTCGAGTTTCCTCGCCGCCTGGCTGTGTGCTGTCGTCGGCGCGGGCTGCCCCGCCGCCCAGGTGAAGCCCCCGGAGCCCGCTGACTGCCCCAGGGAGGCAACCGAGGCCATGTTCAAGGAGTTGAAGATTCTGACGGGCAGCTTCCTTACGGCTGTCGTGGATGTGAACCAGCCGAGCGGCCTGGGCGTGCCGGGGGTCTACCAGGATGGACCCGTCGTCAGCCAAATCGTGGAGGGCGATGGCAATATGCCCGCGGGGACGCTGCTCCACGGCCGTCTCTGGACAGGCCCCGGTATCTACGACACGTATTCCGAGATGGATGTGCAAAAGAAGCGCCCGGCTGTCATGGGCCGCTACACCCTGGCCGTGCTCCCTGATGGTCGACAGTACCCCGTGTGCATCATCCTGGGCGACCATGTCGGGCGCGTGCCCAAGCTTGAAGGCTCCAAGGAAGGGGCCGCCGTGCTGAGTCGGGAGCTGCCGGTGAGTGCTGTCTGGAGTTGGCCGTGA